One Oncorhynchus tshawytscha isolate Ot180627B unplaced genomic scaffold, Otsh_v2.0 Un_scaffold_530_pilon_pilon, whole genome shotgun sequence DNA window includes the following coding sequences:
- the LOC112242503 gene encoding CDKN2A-interacting protein has protein sequence MAEGRSGEDIVSEYLDQNPHLVEWVESLRGGHETNKQWHARREFFLRNMETFPTVQPGFPSPSLDRLLSLSICWANHIFLGCRYPQPVMDRIKEMAEGVVVNDAPVRKTRDEILGKGKRTAGGDDDSCAKRTKPGNPFKQGPPPQAPAKHQPFFNRLYKAVAWKLVSAGGFGPNLDHFEILRACTESSKESLSCVFVPLKDIPDLPAARSQKEGQVCELRCQTVYLGTGYGRDEAAARAMASKEALKAFQGRKVTVKICRRRFNGRDVEDLVLLDDQPRNPGFPPAISYPFQPEQQGDGPS, from the exons ATGgcggaggggaggagtggagaggacatTGTTTCAGAGTACCTGGACCAGAACCCTCACCTGGTCGAGTGGGTGGAGTCACTCCGAGGAGGGCATGAGACCAACAAGCAGTGGCATGCCAGACGAGAGTTTTTCCTGAGGAACATGGAGACGTTCCCCACAGTCCAGCCGGGCTTCCCCAGCCCCAGTCTGGACAGGCTGCTCTCACTGTCCATATGCTGGGCCAACCACATCTTCTTGGGCTGCAG ATACCCTCAACCTGTCATGGACAGGATCAAGGAAATGGCAGAGGGAGTGGTTGTCAATGATGCTCCAGTTCGAAAGACCAGAGATGAAATCttggggaaaggaaagaggactGCAG GGGGCGACGACGACAGCTGCGCCAAGCGGACCAAGCCTGGGAACCCCTTCAAGCAAGGCCCACCCCCGCAGGCACCTGCCAAGCACCAGCCCTTCTTCAACCGCCTCTACAAGGCTGTGGCGTGGAAGCTGGTGTCGGCAGGGGGCTTCGGCCCCAACCTGGACCACTTTGAGATCCTGCGTGCCTGCACTGAGTCGTCCAAAGAGAGCCTGAGCTGCGTCTTTGTGCCCCTGAAGGACATCCCCGACCTGCCTGCGGCGCGCTCCCAGAAGGAGGGCCAGGTGTGCGAGCTGCGCTGCCAGACAGTCTATCTGGGCACGGGCTACGGGCGTGACGAGGCAGCCGCCAGGGCCATGGCATCCAAGGAGGCCCTCAAGGCCTTCCAGGGGCGCAAGGTGACGGTGAAGATCTGCCGGCGGCGGTTCAATGGTAGGGATGTAGAGGATCTGGTGCTGCTGGATGATCAGCCCAGGAACCCGGGCTTCCCTCCCGCTATCAGCTACCCCTTCCAGCCAGAGCAGCAGGGAGACGGGCCGTCGTAG